The Lutra lutra chromosome 10, mLutLut1.2, whole genome shotgun sequence genome contains a region encoding:
- the LOC125080133 gene encoding olfactory receptor 52N2-like, producing the protein MCWGNSSSLTPGFFILNGIPGLEAAHTWIALPFCFMYIISVLGNCGLIYLISHEEALHRPMYYFLALLSFTDVTLCTTTVPKMLCIFWFNLKEIDFNACLAQMFFVHTLTGMESGVLMLMALDRYIAICYPLRYSTILTNPVITRAGLATFLRGVLLILPFTFLTKRLPYCQGNFIPHTYCDHMSVAKVSCGNFKVNAIYGLLAALLIGGFDMFCISVSYTMILRAVVSLSSADARQKAFGTCTSHICAIVITYVPALFTIFTHRFGGQNIPYHVHILIANLYLMLPPTLNPIVYGVKTKRIREGVIKLFLKEKDVLVMK; encoded by the coding sequence ATGTGTTGGGGAAACAGCTCCAGCCTGACCCCAGGATTCTTTATCTTGAATGGTATCCCTGGCCTAGAAGCTGCACACACCTGGATCGCCCTGCCCTTCTGCTTCATGTACATCATCTCTGTCCTGGGGAACTGTGGGCTCATCTACCTCATCAGCCATGAGGAGGCCCTGCACCGGCCCATGTACTACTTCCTGGCCCTACTCTCCTTCACGGACGTCACCCTGTGCACCACCACTGTACCCAAAATGCTGTGCATATTCTGGTTCAACCTCAAGGAGATTGACTTCAacgcctgcctggctcagatgTTTTTTGTCCACACGCTGACTGGGATGGAGTCTGGGGTGCTCATGCTCATGGCCCTGGACCGCTACATTGCCATCTGCTACCCCTTACGTTATTCCACCATCCTCACCAACCCTGTCATCACCAGGGCTGGTCTTGCCACCTTCCTGAGGGGTGTGCTGCTCATCCTCCCATTCACTTTCCTCACCAAGCGTCTGCCCTACTGCCAGGGAAACTTCATTCCCCACACCTACTGTGACCACATGTCTGTGGCCAAGGTGTCCTGTGGCAACTTCAAGGTCAATGCTATCTATGGTCTCTTGGCAGCCCTCTTGATTGGGGGCTTTGATATGTTCTGTATTTCTGTGTCTTACACTATGATCTTGCGAGCAGTGGTGAGTTTGTCCTCTGCAGATGCTCGCCAGAAAGCCTTTGGCACCTGTACATCCCACATATGTGCTATTGTCATCACTTATGTTCCAGCCCTGTTCACCATTTTTACTCATCGTTTTGGGGGACAAAACATTCCCTACCATGTCCATATTCTGATTGCTAATCTCTATTTGATGTTGCCTCCTACCCTGAACCCCATTGTTTATGGAGTCAAGACCAAGCGGATCCGGGAAGGAGTCATCAAGTTATTTCTTAAAGAGAAAGATGTCTTAGTTATGAAATAA